One Rhipicephalus microplus isolate Deutch F79 chromosome 4, USDA_Rmic, whole genome shotgun sequence genomic window carries:
- the LOC119172963 gene encoding piggyBac transposable element-derived protein 3 — protein MDSRSLYGKRGLRTRLPIEDKSDDSCLSDSEDDDVVPYHHTHARVSSSSSEDEDEDAVDETSASRKRAVRWKKNGCQEQREVPPWESALPEADTVRAPIEYFKDFFDDNFMDNIVEQSNVFATQKNPNKGLAMSRDELDQFLGTVTFMSICRLPRSRLYWAAESRVPTVADTMSRDCWEAIKANLHFNNNDDMPPPNDPHKDRLFKVWPVIDFLLPKFQGIPKTQALCVDEPMVPFKGRSSLKQYIPSKPHKWGYKVFLLCDPQGMVHSFEIYTGRIDAVPGEPDIGATGNIVLKLSQNIQPGLNHLLFCDNWFTPLKLFSSLSKKDVHCLGTVRANRLQGCPLPSDASLKKKGRGSFEEFETVVDATKLIALKWYDNRAATTLSTFAGAETVTSVGRWERSKKMTVHVECPSAVSIYNKFMGGVDQLDALIAYYRIHVRSKKFYLKIFFNFVNMVVVVAWLLYRRDCDAVGVPTKQQMNLLKFKFYIATCLLKENKDTAKKKGAGRPHLWNRSLSARKKEGP, from the coding sequence ATGGACTCCCGCTCGTTATATGGGAAAAGGGGGCTTCGTACGCGCTTGCCAATTGAAGACAAAAGTGATGACAGCTGTCTCAGTGACAgcgaagacgacgatgttgttccCTATCATCATACACATGCTCGAGTGTCTTCATCTAGCAGTGAGGATGAAGACGAAGATGCGGTAGATGAAACAAGTGCCTCTCGAAAGCGTGCGGTACGATGGAAAAAAAACGGTTGTCAAGAACAGCGAGAAGTACCACCCTGGGAAAGCGCTCTTCCTGAGGCTGACACTGTTCGAGCTCCTATCGAATATTTCAAGGACTTTTTTGATGACAACTTCATGGATAACATCGTTGAGCAGAGCAATGTGTTTGCGACGCAGAAAAATCCTAACAAAGGACTTGCTATGTCTCGTGATGAGCTTGATCAATTTCTCGGCACCGTCACATTCATGTCGATCTGTCGACTCCCAAGAAGTCGGCTATACTGGGCGGCCGAGTCCAGGGTCCCCACGGTGGCCGACACGATGTCACGTGATTGCTGGGAGGCAATCAAAGCAAATTTGCATTTCAACAACAATGATGACATGCCGCCACCAAATGATCCACACAAGGACCGTCTTTTCAAGGTTTGGCCAGTTATTGACTTCCTCCTGCCGAAATTTCAAGGTATCCCAAAAACACAAGCCCTGTGCGTTGACGAGCCAATGGTACCGTTCAAGGGACGCTCAAgcctcaagcaatacattcccagCAAACCCCACAAATGGGGTTACAAAGTTTTTCTGCTGTGCGACCCACAGGGCATGGTGCACTCTTTCGAAATATACACAGGAAGGATTGATGCTGTCCCTGGGGAGCCCGACATTGGTGCCACTGGCAATATAGTCCTCAAGCTTTCGCAAAACATTCAGCCAGGACTGAACCATCTTCTTTTCTGCGATAATTGGTTTACGCCCCTGAAGCTCTTTAGCTCATTATCAAAAAAAGATGTCCACTGTCTTGGCACAGTCCGTGCTAATCGACTGCAAGGTTGTCCTCTGCCTTCTGATGCAAGCCTCAAGAAAAAGGGCCGAGGATCCTTCGAAGAATTCGAGACGGTGGTTGATGCCACAAAACTAATAGCACTCAAGTGGTACGATAACCGAGCGGCCACAACGTTGAGCACGTTCGCAGGTGCTGAGACAGTTACGTCTGTTGGCAGGTGGGAACGCTCAAAAAAGATGACCGTACATGTTGAATGCCCAAGTGCGGTCAGCATCTACAACAAGTTCATGGGAGGCGTGGACCAGCTGGATGCACTGATTGCATATTACAGAATCCATGTAAGGTCCAAAAAGTTTTACCTCaagatttttttcaattttgtgaaTATGGTCGTCGTTGTCGCCTGGCTGCTTTACAGACGTGACTGTGATGCAGTAGGCGTCCCTACCAAGCAGCAGATGAACCTCCTCAAGTTCAAGTTCTACATCGCTACCTGTTTGCTGAAGGAGAACAAGgacactgcaaagaaaaaaggggcAGGCCGTCCTCATCTGTGGAATCGCAGCTtgagtgcaagaaaaaaagagggccCATAA